From a single Syntrophales bacterium genomic region:
- a CDS encoding thiamine pyrophosphate-dependent enzyme: MVKEVVCGKPRLWRYRSASLPFCSGCQLGVGIRVILEAIEELGIEGKTIFLGGGGCAYPLPSLLDLDAMQCPNGRAASIGSAIKRLHGRETVIITYQDDNDALAVGTEPLIHAALRGDAITVIMANNASYGSTGWQMAPAGDSPISPEMDKPNPSFPLNIIELLAEFEGVSYLARGAVSSAEDFEDTKGYIKKAIQKQMTSAGFNLVEILMACPTRWHLTPQESLKWIREVMVAQLPLGEFKMGGGI; encoded by the coding sequence ATGGTAAAGGAAGTGGTCTGTGGTAAACCCAGGCTTTGGCGATACCGTTCCGCGTCGTTGCCTTTTTGTTCTGGTTGTCAGCTTGGAGTGGGAATAAGAGTGATTCTCGAAGCGATAGAAGAATTGGGGATTGAGGGGAAGACCATTTTTCTTGGGGGTGGAGGTTGTGCATATCCCCTCCCTTCGCTGCTCGATCTCGATGCCATGCAGTGCCCCAATGGGCGCGCAGCGAGCATAGGATCTGCCATAAAACGCCTCCATGGCAGAGAAACAGTGATCATTACTTATCAGGACGATAACGACGCCCTGGCCGTCGGTACGGAACCTTTGATTCATGCCGCCCTGAGAGGCGATGCCATCACGGTCATTATGGCGAATAACGCCAGCTACGGCAGTACCGGCTGGCAGATGGCGCCCGCAGGGGACAGTCCAATCTCACCAGAAATGGACAAACCGAACCCTTCATTCCCCCTGAACATTATTGAATTGCTTGCTGAATTCGAGGGGGTTTCCTATCTGGCCCGGGGTGCGGTGAGTTCCGCGGAGGATTTTGAGGACACAAAAGGGTACATAAAAAAGGCGATCCAGAAGCAGATGACCAGCGCCGGATTTAATCTGGTGGAAATTCTGATGGCCTGTCCTACCAGGTGGCATCTTACCCCGCAAGAGAGTTTGAAATGGATCAGGGAAGTGATGGTTGCCCAGCTTCCCTTGGGTGAGTTCAAAATGGGGGGAGGGATCTAA
- a CDS encoding HU family DNA-binding protein: MTKNDLIRQVQVTLRDYPLRDVSYAVNVIFEAMKMALKRNERIEIRGLGNFTVRNRKFRWGRNPKTGKTVQIPPRKVAFFKVGKELREMVQHGP; encoded by the coding sequence ATGACAAAAAATGATTTAATCAGACAGGTTCAGGTAACCCTGAGAGATTACCCTCTCCGTGATGTGTCTTACGCAGTTAATGTGATCTTCGAGGCAATGAAAATGGCCTTGAAGAGAAATGAACGGATAGAGATCAGGGGGTTGGGGAATTTTACGGTTAGAAATCGGAAGTTCAGATGGGGAAGGAATCCCAAGACTGGTAAAACTGTCCAAATTCCTCCACGAAAGGTAGCTTTTTTTAAAGTGGGTAAAGAACTCAGAGAAATGGTTCAACATGGACCATGA
- a CDS encoding 2-oxoacid:acceptor oxidoreductase family protein produces the protein MEHGKDSKEELLIAGVGGWGIVTIGDLLAKAALKKYKNVAWFPSYATMMRGGESECCVIFSQERISSPIIYMASSVMVLGASRIKAFEDRVKPGGLMLIESTGVNEDNRVRREDVDVRYVAAIEEAKKLGSIKNANLVILGAYVGAKNLSLREFLLEEIEARFGGKGKDKVVSTCKEAFLAGLELGK, from the coding sequence ATGGAGCATGGAAAAGATAGTAAAGAAGAACTATTAATCGCCGGTGTTGGTGGATGGGGTATTGTGACCATAGGGGATCTCCTGGCCAAGGCCGCTCTCAAGAAATATAAGAATGTTGCTTGGTTTCCCAGTTATGCGACCATGATGCGCGGGGGTGAAAGTGAATGTTGTGTAATATTCTCTCAGGAAAGGATATCTTCACCAATAATATACATGGCCTCCAGTGTAATGGTGTTGGGGGCTTCGAGGATAAAGGCTTTTGAAGATAGAGTAAAGCCCGGTGGACTAATGTTAATAGAGTCCACAGGAGTAAACGAAGATAACAGGGTGAGAAGAGAGGACGTGGATGTGAGGTATGTGGCCGCAATTGAGGAAGCGAAAAAACTGGGAAGTATAAAGAATGCAAATCTGGTCATCCTGGGGGCCTATGTGGGCGCAAAAAATTTGAGTTTAAGGGAGTTCCTTTTAGAGGAGATTGAGGCCAGATTCGGTGGGAAAGGAAAGGATAAAGTAGTTTCAACCTGTAAAGAGGCATTCCTCGCCGGGTTAGAACTTGGCAAATAG
- a CDS encoding transketolase C-terminal domain-containing protein: MEQKILARGFEAIGWGALAADCQLFVGCPTSPDDEAFTWLAQEFPKNGRHFVRASSEVSAINIAYGSAGAGGRTMVVVASTGWGLIQETMSHLVNSFLPVVVVLIQRGGPGAGSLRHAQMDYLAITRDAGQGNYRVISLAPVSVQETYEATQLAFHLADKWLNPVIVAIDAIVAGMTEPIALKTIKFDPLPEKDWAVKGRGHQPDGMRRFISSAQGFIPTRDFPTYLSFLKGLNEKVLKMREEEVRYESYELEDAEIVLVAYGYSARVCQEALLMARAEGIKAGLVRPVTLWPFPGDVLKKKARQGAKFLTVEDGLGGLREDVMLALEGQAEVETVDALDRNDPGAGGAIYPGKVLEKMKKLEVTKVGSD; encoded by the coding sequence ATGGAACAGAAAATACTGGCCCGGGGTTTTGAGGCAATAGGATGGGGTGCGCTGGCGGCTGATTGTCAGCTCTTTGTTGGTTGTCCCACCAGCCCGGATGATGAAGCCTTTACCTGGCTTGCCCAGGAATTTCCTAAAAACGGCAGGCATTTTGTACGGGCCTCTTCGGAAGTAAGCGCGATAAATATCGCCTATGGAAGCGCCGGCGCTGGCGGAAGGACAATGGTTGTCGTTGCCAGTACCGGCTGGGGATTGATACAGGAGACGATGTCTCACCTGGTCAATTCCTTTTTACCTGTAGTGGTAGTGCTAATCCAGAGAGGCGGGCCGGGAGCAGGCTCGCTACGGCACGCCCAGATGGATTACCTGGCCATTACCCGTGATGCCGGGCAGGGAAACTACAGGGTAATTTCCCTGGCGCCTGTTTCCGTTCAGGAAACTTACGAAGCGACGCAACTTGCCTTCCACCTGGCAGATAAGTGGCTTAATCCGGTGATCGTAGCGATTGATGCAATTGTCGCCGGGATGACGGAGCCTATCGCATTAAAAACTATAAAATTCGACCCTCTGCCTGAAAAGGACTGGGCAGTAAAAGGAAGGGGACATCAGCCGGATGGAATGCGCCGGTTTATTTCCAGCGCTCAGGGCTTTATTCCCACCCGTGATTTTCCCACTTACCTAAGTTTTTTAAAGGGGCTTAATGAAAAAGTATTGAAAATGCGGGAAGAGGAAGTAAGGTATGAAAGCTATGAGTTGGAGGATGCAGAGATAGTCCTGGTTGCCTATGGTTATTCCGCCCGTGTTTGTCAGGAGGCTTTGCTGATGGCACGTGCCGAGGGGATCAAGGCCGGGCTTGTGAGGCCTGTCACTCTATGGCCTTTTCCCGGGGATGTCTTGAAAAAGAAGGCCCGGCAAGGCGCTAAGTTCCTGACCGTTGAAGATGGCCTGGGAGGGTTGCGGGAAGATGTGATGCTTGCCTTAGAGGGACAGGCCGAAGTTGAAACGGTAGATGCCCTGGATCGAAATGATCCCGGTGCCGGAGGGGCGATCTATCCGGGCAAAGTCTTAGAAAAAATGAAAAAATTGGAAGTGACTAAAGTTGGAAGTGACTAA
- a CDS encoding transketolase C-terminal domain-containing protein, translating into MVEIMEGNHALGWGALDAGCDAYCSYPVTPQNEVVEWFAREFPPRGKIFLQSTSEIESTFLCMGFVAGGARTMTSTASPGWGLYPEGMSHIVAAELPLVVALLMRGGPGQGTTRQSQMDYTSATSPGGQGGYKNIVIAPYSCQECYDFVQLAFYLSEKYRNPVILLTEPNVTRVLELMERRPLKFDYPSRKKWALKGKARHSDGKSRLVTSGYGLTSTEEHPSYLSYLRHLRDKFEQMRESEIRYEQYEIEDADVVLVAYGYTARVSREVVKQARAEGIKAGLIRPVTLWPFPAEPISKKAEAGAKFLVVEDSLGEMGGLSDDVRLAVAGRAEIRLVTALDRHDPGEGGSIYPGKVLEKLKKIKGMG; encoded by the coding sequence ATGGTAGAGATTATGGAGGGCAATCATGCCCTGGGATGGGGGGCCTTAGATGCCGGCTGTGACGCTTACTGTTCCTATCCGGTAACTCCCCAGAATGAGGTGGTGGAATGGTTTGCCCGTGAATTTCCTCCGAGAGGGAAAATTTTCCTTCAGTCAACTTCTGAGATTGAATCAACATTTCTCTGCATGGGTTTTGTCGCGGGAGGGGCCAGGACAATGACCTCGACAGCCAGCCCCGGTTGGGGGCTTTATCCGGAGGGGATGTCTCACATTGTTGCCGCTGAGCTTCCTCTGGTCGTTGCCCTCCTGATGAGGGGAGGACCGGGACAGGGCACCACCCGTCAGTCTCAGATGGATTATACCTCGGCAACCTCCCCGGGAGGTCAGGGAGGTTACAAAAATATCGTTATTGCCCCTTATTCATGCCAGGAATGCTATGATTTTGTTCAGCTTGCCTTTTATCTCTCTGAAAAATACCGAAACCCGGTAATCCTGCTCACTGAACCTAATGTAACCAGGGTGCTGGAACTGATGGAAAGAAGGCCGCTGAAATTTGACTATCCTTCCCGGAAAAAATGGGCATTAAAGGGTAAAGCAAGGCACAGCGATGGGAAGTCCCGTCTTGTAACTTCGGGGTACGGGTTGACATCTACGGAAGAACATCCTTCCTACCTCTCCTATCTTAGACACCTCCGTGATAAGTTCGAGCAGATGAGAGAATCTGAAATTAGGTATGAACAGTACGAGATAGAAGACGCCGACGTAGTTCTTGTGGCTTATGGTTATACGGCAAGGGTTTCCCGTGAGGTGGTAAAACAGGCAAGGGCGGAAGGAATCAAGGCGGGTCTTATACGTCCTGTAACTTTATGGCCTTTTCCCGCGGAACCGATAAGTAAGAAAGCGGAAGCGGGGGCAAAATTCCTGGTGGTGGAAGATAGCTTGGGAGAGATGGGAGGTTTGAGTGACGATGTGAGACTTGCCGTAGCGGGGAGGGCGGAGATCAGACTGGTAACTGCTCTTGACCGGCATGATCCGGGTGAGGGTGGCTCGATATATCCGGGAAAGGTTTTAGAAAAGTTGAAAAAGATAAAGGGGATGGGCTAA
- a CDS encoding long-chain-fatty-acid--CoA ligase gives MAGTDLGFKLKENGDKFPAKPAVIFQDKKTSYRVLNNRAARFANAMISLGLKSRDKVSVISRNSTEYVEIICGLVKAGLVHVPINWRLSSEEMDYVINNSDSVAVVLTREFLEKLIPIQKRLKNVPAGNYILIDGLAEGMKNYEEMLASAPDTEPSVENGEFAPYFIGYTSGTTGKPKGAVTRHANWEVKAKGVEMLMGIQPTPDEVQLLTMPLFHMNAINSTGASLYLGQTVVIMTRFDAEEALRLIQTYKCTFSSMVPTMYHRLKNLPEEIKNRYDTSSVKSLLQSSAPLPFSTKKWLVEFFKSAGLYEAYGGTEAGGATVLLPQEQLARPGSVGRPLPTTEVKIVDEDGKELPIGQVGQIISRSRSVDGPIPAVTEYYRDPEATIKNFKDGWFYSGDMGYFNEEGYLYLVDRKFDMIISGGENIYPKEIEDVLYAHPSIADVAVVGIPDEEWGEAVKAVVTLKEGATATEKELIEICKGCLGKYKTPKSVDFVDDLPKTETGKILRRVVKEPYWKGREKRI, from the coding sequence ATAGCTGGTACAGATTTAGGTTTTAAACTCAAGGAAAATGGGGATAAGTTTCCCGCTAAACCTGCCGTTATATTTCAGGATAAAAAGACTTCCTATCGAGTCCTTAATAATAGGGCGGCCAGGTTTGCAAATGCCATGATCTCCCTGGGACTGAAGTCGAGGGATAAAGTTTCGGTTATCTCTCGCAATTCTACCGAATACGTGGAGATCATTTGCGGCCTGGTTAAGGCAGGTTTGGTTCATGTCCCTATTAACTGGAGACTTTCCTCTGAAGAAATGGATTATGTTATAAACAACTCCGACTCTGTTGCCGTAGTTTTAACCAGAGAGTTTTTAGAGAAGCTAATCCCTATTCAGAAGAGGTTAAAAAATGTACCGGCAGGTAACTATATCCTGATAGATGGCCTTGCAGAAGGTATGAAGAATTATGAAGAAATGCTTGCCAGCGCCCCCGATACGGAACCATCGGTGGAAAATGGGGAGTTTGCTCCCTATTTTATCGGTTATACCTCAGGTACTACCGGTAAACCAAAGGGTGCTGTCACCAGGCACGCAAACTGGGAGGTTAAAGCTAAAGGGGTTGAGATGTTAATGGGCATTCAGCCAACACCGGATGAGGTACAGCTTTTAACGATGCCTCTTTTCCACATGAACGCCATCAATTCCACGGGGGCAAGTCTATACCTGGGACAGACAGTAGTTATTATGACCCGCTTTGATGCAGAAGAGGCTTTACGCCTGATCCAGACTTATAAATGCACGTTCTCTTCCATGGTGCCGACCATGTATCACCGCCTAAAGAATCTGCCCGAGGAAATCAAAAACAGGTATGATACCTCCTCGGTGAAAAGTTTACTTCAATCTTCCGCTCCTCTTCCCTTCTCTACCAAGAAATGGCTCGTTGAGTTTTTCAAGTCCGCGGGTCTTTACGAGGCCTACGGCGGCACGGAGGCGGGAGGGGCTACCGTTCTCCTTCCTCAGGAGCAGTTAGCCAGACCGGGTTCTGTGGGAAGGCCGCTGCCCACAACAGAGGTAAAGATTGTTGATGAGGACGGGAAGGAACTTCCTATAGGACAGGTAGGTCAGATCATCTCCCGTTCCCGTTCAGTTGATGGCCCTATTCCCGCGGTTACTGAATACTATAGGGATCCTGAGGCGACGATAAAGAACTTCAAGGATGGCTGGTTCTACAGCGGCGATATGGGTTACTTTAATGAGGAGGGCTATCTATATCTCGTAGATAGAAAGTTTGATATGATTATCAGTGGCGGTGAAAACATCTATCCCAAGGAGATAGAAGATGTTTTATATGCCCATCCAAGCATAGCTGATGTGGCGGTTGTCGGTATCCCGGACGAGGAGTGGGGAGAAGCTGTAAAGGCCGTGGTAACCTTAAAGGAAGGTGCAACTGCCACGGAAAAAGAGCTTATTGAAATTTGTAAAGGTTGCCTTGGTAAATATAAGACGCCGAAATCCGTAGATTTTGTGGATGATCTCCCCAAGACGGAAACCGGTAAAATCTTGAGAAGAGTGGTTAAAGAGCCGTACTGGAAGGGACGGGAGAAGAGAATTTAG
- a CDS encoding thiamine pyrophosphate-dependent enzyme, whose translation MMVNQSGPVVKEKIYGPSPYLVNLPLPSCPGCGSPLACKIIMEVLEELEVVERAVVVIGVGCAGMGFFRAKMDMTLCAHGPSPSVALGIKQANYDDVIVFTVQGDGDCAAIGAGYLVNSAARGDKITVFMLNNTNYGTTGGQMAPTTLLGQVTTTTPGGRTSVSHGYPLHIAEMLTTIKGVAYSARGAINNFANYQRTKKYVKSALQKQIDGVGFSFVEILVACPVNWHLDPPKAMKRLKEVIAEYPLGEFKNVEALD comes from the coding sequence ATGATGGTTAATCAGAGTGGTCCTGTAGTTAAGGAAAAAATTTATGGTCCATCGCCTTACCTGGTGAATTTACCGTTGCCCTCCTGTCCCGGTTGCGGTAGTCCCCTAGCATGTAAAATTATCATGGAGGTCCTTGAGGAATTGGAAGTGGTTGAAAGGGCAGTAGTTGTCATCGGTGTTGGCTGTGCCGGTATGGGATTTTTCCGGGCAAAGATGGATATGACCTTGTGTGCCCATGGGCCTTCCCCTTCTGTGGCTTTGGGGATAAAGCAGGCCAATTACGATGATGTCATAGTCTTTACCGTTCAGGGTGACGGTGATTGTGCGGCCATCGGGGCGGGTTATCTTGTTAATTCTGCGGCCAGGGGGGACAAGATTACCGTGTTTATGTTGAACAATACTAATTATGGGACCACAGGGGGACAGATGGCTCCCACGACACTCCTCGGCCAGGTAACGACAACCACTCCCGGAGGGAGAACTTCTGTGTCCCATGGATATCCGCTTCATATAGCGGAAATGCTGACTACGATTAAAGGAGTCGCTTACAGCGCTCGCGGGGCAATAAATAACTTTGCCAACTACCAGCGCACAAAAAAGTATGTAAAATCCGCATTGCAAAAACAGATAGACGGGGTGGGGTTCAGTTTTGTAGAGATATTGGTTGCCTGTCCAGTAAATTGGCATCTGGATCCCCCAAAGGCGATGAAACGGTTAAAAGAAGTGATTGCCGAGTATCCTCTCGGTGAATTCAAGAATGTAGAAGCCCTCGATTGA
- a CDS encoding ferredoxin family protein — translation MARKGEVVIDEGTCLGCGYCEMFCPKKCIEISQEKFNPLGYPLAVFSNPEECNACGSCVIMCPQFAIEAYAVVNKGKGKERS, via the coding sequence ATGGCCAGAAAAGGTGAGGTAGTTATTGATGAAGGCACCTGTTTGGGTTGCGGGTATTGTGAGATGTTCTGTCCAAAAAAATGCATCGAAATATCGCAAGAAAAATTTAATCCCCTGGGCTATCCCCTGGCGGTTTTCAGTAACCCTGAAGAATGCAATGCCTGTGGAAGTTGTGTCATCATGTGTCCTCAATTTGCCATTGAAGCCTACGCTGTTGTTAATAAAGGGAAAGGTAAGGAGAGATCTTAA
- a CDS encoding 30S ribosomal protein S1 codes for MVNGDNLISKQGKEVEGSSLVRNGEGEQVHEMEEEVGFKELYEQSRQDVQFGEIMTGKVVQMGSEVVMVDVGWKTEGYIPIGELKDNEGKITVAVGDEIEILVDRRDGDGNLILSKDKAAKIKVWDDIKNACEQNTTIKGTVIERVKGGLSVDIGVLAFLPGSQVDIRPVRDLDKYVGQTLMFNVLKCDRKRNNVVLSRRSILEQEREAQKRDALERIEVGKIMEGVIKNITDYGLFIDLGGIDGLLHVSDISWGRITRPPNNFSRGDKITVKVLSFDREKERVSLGFKQLTDNPWDTIIERYPVGSLVKGKVVNLANYGVFVELEPGVEGLIHISEIFWTREIKHPAKVLSLGEIIEVMVLDTNPDTRRISLSLKQTTPNPWESLKQKYPEGTVIKGVIKNITNFGVFVGIEDGIDGLIHISDISWKQRVKHPSEFFQKGQEIEAIVLNVDVEKEKFSLGIKQIENNPWEEMSLKYTPGSVVTGKVTNVTDFGVFVEIEEGIEGLVHISELSQKRVKTISELFAVGDAVSVVVKSMDVKNRKIRLSIKDYESSSERHSNRYLNNTENVGYNLREALAEVKFQALKDRG; via the coding sequence ATGGTTAACGGTGACAACTTAATTTCAAAACAGGGTAAAGAGGTAGAAGGTAGTTCCCTTGTGAGAAATGGGGAAGGTGAACAGGTCCACGAGATGGAAGAAGAGGTAGGTTTTAAGGAGCTCTATGAACAAAGCCGGCAGGATGTGCAATTTGGTGAGATTATGACGGGAAAAGTAGTACAGATGGGCAGTGAAGTGGTTATGGTAGATGTGGGCTGGAAGACGGAAGGGTATATCCCCATTGGGGAACTTAAAGATAATGAAGGGAAAATCACCGTTGCCGTTGGCGATGAGATTGAAATCCTTGTTGATAGAAGAGATGGAGATGGTAATCTGATTCTGTCAAAGGATAAAGCCGCTAAAATTAAGGTATGGGATGACATAAAAAATGCCTGTGAGCAAAACACGACTATAAAAGGGACTGTTATAGAAAGGGTGAAGGGTGGACTTTCTGTGGATATTGGTGTTTTGGCCTTTCTTCCCGGCTCCCAGGTTGATATCCGTCCGGTGAGGGACCTTGATAAATATGTAGGCCAGACATTGATGTTTAATGTCCTCAAGTGCGATAGGAAGAGGAATAACGTCGTTTTATCGAGGAGATCAATATTGGAGCAGGAAAGAGAGGCCCAGAAGAGAGATGCTCTTGAGAGGATAGAGGTAGGAAAAATCATGGAAGGGGTAATTAAGAATATAACTGATTATGGTCTTTTCATCGACCTGGGAGGTATTGACGGGTTGCTTCATGTTTCCGATATATCATGGGGTAGGATAACGCGTCCGCCAAACAATTTTTCTAGAGGGGATAAGATCACCGTGAAGGTCCTTTCCTTCGATCGCGAAAAGGAAAGGGTTTCCCTCGGTTTCAAACAACTGACGGACAATCCCTGGGATACGATTATCGAGAGATACCCTGTTGGTTCTCTTGTAAAGGGGAAGGTTGTCAACCTGGCGAATTATGGAGTTTTTGTGGAACTTGAACCTGGTGTGGAAGGTCTTATACATATCTCAGAGATATTCTGGACGAGAGAGATTAAGCATCCAGCGAAGGTTTTATCTCTCGGAGAGATAATTGAGGTTATGGTCCTCGACACTAATCCGGATACGAGACGGATTTCCCTCAGCTTGAAACAGACTACCCCTAATCCATGGGAAAGCTTAAAACAAAAGTATCCCGAGGGGACTGTCATAAAAGGTGTGATCAAGAATATTACGAATTTTGGGGTCTTCGTAGGTATCGAAGATGGAATAGACGGTCTGATACATATCTCTGATATTTCCTGGAAGCAGCGGGTGAAACACCCCTCTGAATTCTTTCAGAAAGGCCAGGAGATCGAGGCTATTGTCTTAAATGTTGATGTAGAAAAGGAAAAATTTTCTCTCGGCATCAAACAGATTGAAAATAATCCCTGGGAAGAGATGAGCTTGAAATATACACCAGGCTCAGTTGTTACCGGAAAGGTCACAAACGTTACTGACTTTGGCGTTTTTGTTGAGATAGAGGAAGGAATAGAAGGACTGGTTCATATTTCGGAGTTGAGCCAGAAGAGGGTAAAGACGATTTCGGAGTTGTTTGCCGTTGGCGACGCTGTGTCTGTGGTTGTTAAAAGTATGGATGTAAAAAACAGAAAGATCCGGTTGAGCATAAAAGACTACGAATCTTCTTCTGAGAGGCATAGCAATCGGTATCTTAATAACACCGAAAATGTGGGCTACAATCTTAGAGAAGCCTTAGCTGAAGTAAAATTTCAAGCACTGAAGGATAGAGGATAA
- a CDS encoding nitronate monooxygenase, with translation MKVNRLTDKNFGQNFRASGARQPDVPYLIEAMLEEREKNPELKKKFKEVVETVKVPVVAGGGICDGKGFAAALALGAQGVYMASRFIPTKEMTAHQNVKKYFIKAGEKYRREAATIVTEGLYGPCRHVKNKYALELYELTEKERRGEATLEDVLRYETPRMFRAAGDGEVDEGPIWGSEVARRVHKIQETKEVIEEIIREASEVIKGLQGLVK, from the coding sequence ATGAAGGTGAATAGACTGACAGACAAGAATTTCGGGCAGAATTTTCGAGCCAGCGGCGCAAGACAGCCTGATGTGCCTTATCTAATTGAAGCGATGCTTGAAGAAAGGGAAAAGAATCCCGAGCTAAAGAAAAAATTCAAAGAAGTTGTAGAAACTGTAAAGGTTCCCGTTGTTGCAGGTGGCGGAATCTGTGATGGTAAGGGGTTCGCAGCAGCTTTGGCCCTTGGAGCTCAAGGGGTGTACATGGCCAGCAGGTTTATACCGACCAAAGAGATGACGGCTCATCAAAACGTTAAAAAATATTTCATCAAAGCGGGAGAAAAATACCGAAGAGAAGCGGCTACCATAGTTACAGAGGGGCTGTATGGTCCCTGCCGGCACGTGAAAAACAAATACGCCTTGGAGCTTTATGAATTAACGGAGAAAGAAAGAAGGGGAGAGGCAACCTTGGAGGATGTCTTGAGATACGAGACGCCCCGCATGTTTCGCGCGGCAGGCGACGGGGAAGTGGACGAAGGCCCTATATGGGGGAGTGAGGTGGCCAGAAGGGTCCATAAGATACAAGAAACAAAAGAGGTTATTGAAGAAATAATACGGGAAGCCTCGGAGGTAATAAAAGGTTTACAAGGTTTAGTAAAATAA
- a CDS encoding thiamine pyrophosphate-dependent enzyme, producing MEQAVTRKKAAGTPRLRFPIKSPIAFCQGCLHPLVGRIIAENVEELGIEGDTVLVGGVGCHAVIVGHLNLDVLLPGAAHGRAPDVATGAKRILGKRAILITIQGDGDAMAIGTEPLIQAAARGERITVIMINNQVYGTTGGQLAPTTIIGHPTTTTAGGRKSEEGYPVHTAELLAKLHGVVYSARGALNSVRNLQRTKKYVKAAIAKQMDDRGFSFVEILGNCPVNWRMTPINSVKYIEEKLIPEFPLGEFKNIKEVN from the coding sequence GTGGAACAGGCCGTAACGAGAAAAAAAGCCGCTGGCACTCCACGCCTGAGATTTCCCATTAAATCTCCTATTGCCTTTTGTCAAGGTTGCCTTCATCCTCTGGTCGGCAGGATAATTGCTGAAAATGTAGAGGAGTTGGGAATCGAGGGAGATACTGTGTTGGTAGGTGGAGTAGGGTGCCACGCTGTCATCGTTGGGCACTTAAATCTTGATGTTCTCCTGCCGGGGGCTGCCCATGGTCGCGCACCGGATGTGGCGACAGGGGCAAAAAGAATCCTCGGTAAGAGAGCTATTCTGATAACTATTCAGGGTGACGGGGACGCCATGGCCATCGGTACGGAACCTTTAATCCAGGCTGCCGCCCGGGGTGAGAGGATAACGGTGATCATGATCAATAATCAGGTTTATGGGACCACAGGCGGGCAGCTTGCCCCAACCACTATCATCGGGCATCCGACTACCACCACCGCCGGGGGGAGAAAATCGGAAGAGGGATATCCTGTCCACACCGCCGAACTCCTTGCGAAGTTACATGGCGTTGTTTATTCTGCCCGTGGCGCCCTTAACAGCGTTCGTAATCTTCAGCGCACCAAAAAGTATGTGAAGGCCGCCATTGCCAAACAAATGGATGATCGGGGATTCAGCTTTGTGGAGATTCTGGGAAACTGCCCGGTTAACTGGAGGATGACCCCTATAAATTCTGTAAAGTATATAGAGGAAAAGCTAATACCCGAGTTCCCCCTGGGGGAGTTTAAAAATATTAAAGAGGTAAACTGA
- the sppA gene encoding signal peptide peptidase SppA translates to MRRHPVIFGVLLLFLIGAVFFLFVYGLSSIGGDHHVFTLSDKVGVVMIEGIITDSQGVVEQLDEFTKDDRIKAVVLRIDSPGGGVAPSQEIYEAVFNLRKKKRVVASMGSVAASGGYLIACAADKIVANPGTITGSISAVMHFANAEELLKKIGLKSSVIKSGKYKDIGSPVRAMTEDEKALIQGLVDDIYEQFLEVVIRERKISGEKLRRIADGRVFSGRQAQKLGLVDFLGDRGYAIRLAGEMSGIKGKPDVVYPKRKKVSFWKFILQEMVSSFLGGYREKETGSYGVNYLCPRLASFSSS, encoded by the coding sequence ATGAGAAGGCATCCTGTCATCTTCGGAGTATTACTTTTATTTCTTATCGGGGCGGTTTTTTTTCTCTTTGTTTACGGGTTAAGTTCTATTGGTGGGGATCACCATGTGTTTACACTAAGTGATAAAGTCGGAGTTGTGATGATCGAGGGGATTATCACTGATTCACAAGGTGTTGTCGAACAGTTGGATGAATTTACCAAGGATGACAGGATAAAGGCGGTTGTTCTGAGGATTGATTCACCTGGTGGGGGTGTAGCTCCTTCACAGGAGATATACGAAGCTGTTTTTAACTTGAGGAAAAAGAAAAGAGTGGTTGCCTCCATGGGCTCTGTGGCTGCTTCTGGTGGGTACCTGATTGCCTGTGCCGCCGATAAGATTGTGGCCAACCCGGGTACCATTACCGGCAGTATTTCCGCTGTCATGCATTTCGCCAATGCGGAAGAATTGTTAAAGAAGATCGGGCTAAAATCCTCTGTTATTAAAAGTGGCAAGTACAAAGACATAGGATCGCCTGTCAGGGCGATGACAGAGGATGAAAAGGCCCTGATTCAGGGTCTGGTTGACGATATATACGAGCAGTTTCTTGAAGTGGTAATTCGGGAGAGGAAAATCTCCGGAGAAAAGCTGAGGAGAATAGCCGATGGGAGGGTCTTTTCAGGCAGGCAGGCGCAGAAACTGGGACTGGTTGATTTTCTTGGTGATAGGGGTTATGCTATTCGTTTAGCGGGAGAGATGTCCGGTATCAAGGGTAAGCCAGATGTGGTATATCCTAAGAGGAAGAAAGTTAGTTTTTGGAAGTTTATTTTACAGGAGATGGTCTCATCCTTTCTCGGTGGATACAGAGAAAAAGAAACAGGATCTTACGGTGTTAATTACCTGTGCCCGCGGCTGGCAAGCTTTAGCTCCTCTTAG